The sequence TATCCTGAAGATGGCGACGAAGCGGATTTGTTGCTGAAGCATGCGGACGTCGCGATGCTCCGTGCAAAAAAGGAGCAGGGCGGTAATTGTTTTCAGTGCTATACGCTGGAAATGGGGTGTAAAGCTCTGGAAAAAGCAAAGCTCGAACATGCCTTACATCAGGCACTCGATAATAAAGAGTTCGTTTTGCATTATCAACCGCAGATAGATTTACAAAGCGGCCACATCGTCAGCATTGAAGCATTGATACGCTGGAATCATCCAGAAATGGGTGCGATTCCCCCAGGACGCTTTATTCAGTTGGCCGAAGAAACCGGGTTGATCATTCCGATTGGCGAATGGGTGTTAAAAACAGCGTGCGCTCAATTGAGTGCATGGCGCGATGAAGGGTTCCAGTTGAATGTTGCCGTCAACGTATCGGGGCGGCAGCTTGAGCAAAAAAATATGCCTTTAATGGTGCAGTCCATATTGGCTAGTAGCGGGCTGGATCCGTCATGTCTTGAGCTCGAGTTGACAGAAAGTATGTTGATGAATGATTCCGAAGGCACGATTTTAATATTGAATCAGTTGAAAGAAATCGGCATCAAGATGTCAATTGATGATTTTGGAACCGGTTTCTCTAGTCTGAGTTACCTCACGCGGTTTCCTGTCGACATTATTAAAATTGATCAATCATTCATTGCAAATTTAGATAAAAAACCGGAAGCCGGATCCATTATTCTGACTGTCATTGCACTCGCAAAATCGCTTGCACTTCGTACCGTCGCCGAAGGGGTTGAGACGGTTGAACAATTGGATTTTTTACATGCGAACGCGTGTGATGCAATCCAAGGTTATTATTTTAGTCGACCATTACCCAGTAGCGAAGTCCTCGCATTATTGCGTTCAGGGAAACGCCTAAGCCTCGACAGCGTTGCGCTATCCGGTCCAGCCCTCCAATTGATTCGATGTTAGTAATCCACTTCCATGACCCGACTTTTTATCCCCACCCTGTTGATGATTTTTTTTATTACCGTATTTCTCACCGCATGCAATCGGCAAAATGCAACGGACGATAGCGGTGCTAACGGTACTGCGCCAGCCGGTTCAGTCCTGAAAGGACATTTGCTGATAACTGGATCAAGTACGACAGCACCGTTGATGGCACAAATTGTCAAACGTTATCAGTTGCTGCATCCAAACGTTAACATTAGGATCGAAATGGGTGGTGCCGAGCGTGGTATTACCGATACGCGGAATGGTATCGCGGACATAGGAATGGTATCGCGACTGGTGACAGATGAAGATGTCTACTTGAAGGGTTTTCCGGTAGCACGCGATGGTGCCGGATTGATTATCCATAAAAGTAATCCGGTAACGTCGCTGACTTCATCCCAGATTGCGGATATTTTTAGAGGGCGTATCAAAAACTGGAAAAAGGTTGGGGGGGTAGATGCTCCGATCATGGTCATAAACCGAGAGGAAGGGCGTGGTACCGTGGTACTGTTTATGCATCATTTTAAGATGAACTATAGCGAGATGAAGGCAGAACAAGTCTTGGGTGAAAATGCCGATGTCATTGATGCAGTTGCAGCAAGCTCGAATGCAATTTCGTTGATGTCAGTTATCGTAGCCGAAGATCAAATACGGGGAAGTGTTCCGATCAAGATTCTATCGGTTGATGGGATTGCAGCAACCCAAGCGAATATTTTCAGCGGTGATTATCCGCTGACGCGGCCGCTGATGCTCGTAACACGCGGTCTTCCACAAGGTTTAGCCAAAAAATTAATTGAGTATTCTCTTTCCCCTCAGGTGGCCGATATCATTGATAAAATGGGCTTTGTGCCCTACCAGGAATGATGGCGCTTCTGCGGCTTATAGTAGCGCTACTTCGGAAATTTTGGACGTTTTGCACAGTACCTTCCATGAGTTTAAGCGGCTCTCTAGCGGCTGGTTTTGGTGTGGTTCTGGGACTTTTTGCGATTGTTCTTGCGTTTGCTATTTCGGCAGAGCGTACGACGGTTGGAGATTTCAACAAACTTTTGGCCGTCGATATCAAAACTGCTGGTTTGAGTCAAAAGAGCGTCGTATCGATGATGAACGCGCGGCGTTACGAAAAAGCATTTTTAATGACATATCATGAGTTCGGCTTTGAGGAAGCTAAGTCGCGTTACGTGATGCTGATGCAAGCCAATCTGGCTGATGCTCGGCAGTCGCTTGAGGATATTCGCCATTTAGTAACCGCTCCACGTTCGCTAGAACAACTTAGGTTGGCAGTGGACGGTATCGATAATTACGAAAAATCTTTTGTCACTGTCGTAAATCTGCACGGGCGATTAGGGTATATCGATACCGGTCTAGAGGGTGAATTCAGGGATATGGGCCGGCAGATGGAGGCGCTGCTAAATCGAGACAAGGAACCCTTACTTATAATCGACATTTTGACGATACGTCGACATGAAAAGGATTATTTGTGGCGTGGTCGCAGTATTGACAATCAAGTTGTTCAATTGGCGCTAACCAAATTTAGAAAAGATGTTTCTTTGGCAGTAAAGGGTGATCGCGAGAAAAAATTATTTGAGTTAGCGGACCTTTACGAAATACATTTTTCAAATTACGTAGAAACAAATCTGCAAATCGAGCGTGAAAAACGTCGCTATCTGGCTGCAGCCCAGACTATCGAACCCTATTTGGAAAACTTGTTAGCTGACGCTTTGACTAAAAGCAACGTGACCCAAAATATGATTCTCAGAAAGGCAATGCGGACCGAGAGATTGATCGAGGCAGTTGGTGTGATTGCTATCTTTCTTGGCATCTTGATGGCATGGAAGGTGTCGCAACGGATTACGACGGCGATCGGCCTAATGATAATCTTCGCCAAGCGTATCACCGCCGGTGATCTGCGTACTCGTACTTACACTGGTAAAGATGAGTTCGGCGTACTTGGCCGCTCATTAAATCACATGGCAAATGCGCTGCAAGAGGCGATACAGGCACGGGAAGATCGTGCAGCGGAACTAGAAAGTATTAACGCGACATTGAAAAATGAAATTATTGGTCGAAAACAAGCAGAACTGGAGATAAGAGAAGCTAATGCAGCGCTGGAGCAACGCGTCTTAGACCGGACCGCAGAGTTGGTAAAAAGCGAAAAACGTTTCCGCCAGTTGGTGGACTTGTCATCAGATTGGCATTGGGAGCAAGATGAGAGTTTTTGTTTTGTCGTTATTTCGAATGCATTGACGACGCTTTGTGGCCAACATATTCAGCAATACGTTGGACGTCCACGGTGGGATATGCCGACTAACTTGACTCCAGACCAATGGGCAGCCCATCGGCTAATATTGAATGCTCATCAAACGTTTTCCGATTTTGAATTCCAAATTTTATTTGATCCTGCCAATCCTCAATGGTTAAGCGTCTCGGGTGAACCGCAGTTCGATGTTCATGGCACGTTTACCGGTTATCACGGAATGGGAAAGGATATTACAGAACGTAGGAAAATCGAAGAAAGCATCAAACATCTTTCACTCCATGACGTGTTGACCGGGCTACCTAATCGGACCTTGCTGCATGATCGTCTGGCGCAAGCATTGACCTATGCGGCACGTTATACACACGCTGTCTGGGTCTTGTTTATCGACCTTGATGACTTTAAGTGCGTCAATGACACATTTGGACACAAAGCTGGTGACAAGGTGTTGAATTTGGTTGCAAAACGGCTTCAATCGGCTGTCCGTGAAAGCGATACCGTAGCGCGTTTGGGAGGAGATGAATTTGTTTTGGTGTTGGCAGAACACACGCATGGTGAGGAAATTTCGAGTGCGATAGAGCGTATTATGAAAAAATTGAGTCCGCCATTAATCATT is a genomic window of Glaciimonas sp. CA11.2 containing:
- a CDS encoding diguanylate cyclase domain-containing protein; this encodes MSLSGSLAAGFGVVLGLFAIVLAFAISAERTTVGDFNKLLAVDIKTAGLSQKSVVSMMNARRYEKAFLMTYHEFGFEEAKSRYVMLMQANLADARQSLEDIRHLVTAPRSLEQLRLAVDGIDNYEKSFVTVVNLHGRLGYIDTGLEGEFRDMGRQMEALLNRDKEPLLIIDILTIRRHEKDYLWRGRSIDNQVVQLALTKFRKDVSLAVKGDREKKLFELADLYEIHFSNYVETNLQIEREKRRYLAAAQTIEPYLENLLADALTKSNVTQNMILRKAMRTERLIEAVGVIAIFLGILMAWKVSQRITTAIGLMIIFAKRITAGDLRTRTYTGKDEFGVLGRSLNHMANALQEAIQAREDRAAELESINATLKNEIIGRKQAELEIREANAALEQRVLDRTAELVKSEKRFRQLVDLSSDWHWEQDESFCFVVISNALTTLCGQHIQQYVGRPRWDMPTNLTPDQWAAHRLILNAHQTFSDFEFQILFDPANPQWLSVSGEPQFDVHGTFTGYHGMGKDITERRKIEESIKHLSLHDVLTGLPNRTLLHDRLAQALTYAARYTHAVWVLFIDLDDFKCVNDTFGHKAGDKVLNLVAKRLQSAVRESDTVARLGGDEFVLVLAEHTHGEEISSAIERIMKKLSPPLIIDEKEITLGCSIGISSYPRDATDADALVDCADVAMYRAKQRGRNNIQFYEYKAKERLRTKNDFRYVS
- a CDS encoding phosphate ABC transporter substrate-binding protein, with amino-acid sequence MTRLFIPTLLMIFFITVFLTACNRQNATDDSGANGTAPAGSVLKGHLLITGSSTTAPLMAQIVKRYQLLHPNVNIRIEMGGAERGITDTRNGIADIGMVSRLVTDEDVYLKGFPVARDGAGLIIHKSNPVTSLTSSQIADIFRGRIKNWKKVGGVDAPIMVINREEGRGTVVLFMHHFKMNYSEMKAEQVLGENADVIDAVAASSNAISLMSVIVAEDQIRGSVPIKILSVDGIAATQANIFSGDYPLTRPLMLVTRGLPQGLAKKLIEYSLSPQVADIIDKMGFVPYQE